From a single Miscanthus floridulus cultivar M001 chromosome 8, ASM1932011v1, whole genome shotgun sequence genomic region:
- the LOC136471058 gene encoding benzoate O-methyltransferase-like: MNIRYDFHMAEGEGEWSYSKNSRRPKIYLRETRPVVENAIKEVYTTLHSKTMIIGDLGCAAGPNTLLFISSVISTIVELCKSSGDDYVELQFFLNDLPGNDFNELFRLIEKFKRPNITGERAHLPPLYYIHGSPESYYNRLFPRESVHLFHSSYGLHWRSQEPEGLEAWRKTYLNEDNIYITKTTTPFVVKQFQKQFHKDFSLFLKLRHEELVHGGQMVLIFLGRKNEDVYNGDLNQLFALVARALQSLVLKGLVDKEKLESFNLPVYGPSVGEVKELVMQRHLFNMDLIKQFEMNWDPFDDSEGDDVEDTARSSMNIAKLIRSVLKPLIVRHFGETIIDAWFTEFRSLVAEHLEKEKTKFTTIIMSLKKE; this comes from the exons ATGAATATAAGATATGATTTTCATATGGCTGAAGGGGAAGGAGAATGGAGCTACTCCAAGAATTCTAGGCGTCCA AAAATATATTTACGTGAGACCAGGCCAGTGGTTGAGAATGCCATAAAAGAAGTGTACACAACTCTTCACTCCAAAACTATGATCATTGGCGACCTAGGATGCGCTGCAGGACCAAACACATTGCTCTTCATCTCTAGTGTTATAAGCACCATTGTTGAGCTGTGTAAATCTAGTGGAGATGATTATGTGGAACTTCAATTCTTCTTGAATGACCTTCCTGGCAACGACTTTAACGAACTATTTCGGTTAATTGAGAAGTTCAAAAGGCCAAATATAACGGGTGAAAGGGCACATCTACCACCTTTATACTATATTCACGGGTCACCGGAATCCTATTACAACAGGCTTTTTCCCCGTGAAAGTGTCCACCTATTCCACTCTTCATACGGTCTTCATTGGCGCTCCCAG GAACCTGAGGGCCTAGAGGCGTGGAGAAAAACTTATCTAAATGAAGACAACATTTACATTACAAAGACCACGACACCTTTTGTGGTGAAACAATTCCAAAAGCAGTTCCATAAGGACTTCTCCCTCTTCTTGAAGCTGCGCCATGAAGAACTTGTGCATGGAGGTCAAATGGTCCTTATATTTCTTGGGAGGAAGAATGAGGATGTATACAATGGTGATCTCAATCAACTTTTTGCATTGGTTGCAAGAGCGTTACAGTCTCTTGTTTTGAAG GGCCTCGTGGACAAGGAAAAGTTAGAATCTTTCAATCTACCAGTCTATGGGCCGTCAGTTGGAGAAGTGAAAGAACTAGTCATGCAAAGGCATTTATTCAACATGGATCTAATCAAACAATTTGAGATGAATTGGGATCCTTTCGATGATTCAGAAGGTGATGATGTTGAGGATACTGCCCGCAGTAGCATGAATATTGCTAAGTTGATCAGATCTGTACTAAAGCCTTTAATTGTTCGCCATTTCGGAGAAACCATAATTGACGCATGGTTTACCGAGTTCAGGTCTCTTGTTGCTGAGCACCTTGAAAAGGAGAAGACCAAgttcaccaccatcatcatgtccttgAAGAAAGAATAA